A DNA window from Bacteroides cellulosilyticus contains the following coding sequences:
- a CDS encoding RagB/SusD family nutrient uptake outer membrane protein yields MKKSILLVASLMLFLGSGCDSFLDETNYSDVTSEGGYYDTEEGLNAIVNACYTPLRFWAGKEDAIGLSETGTDIIAAASGCVDNNMAAYTQSLDGTNSACTFYFDRFYAAINWCNTAIYHAETVPNPSKDETLATTLNKREAEARVLRAFYYWILTETFGDTYYIDVPSSSIVMNPVKTSVSDIYQHMFSDLDWAITSKLSTQQNDGGRVTVWTAKALKARLLLTRASVTKDAKMYEQAYNLAKDVIDNGPFELAKDFASIWDMKNSDGNSNNEVIWYVDYSTNQLYNSELDDKPVIRNGGNNAHLLFCMKYDDQPGMTRSIEYGRPFNRYMPTRYLIDLFDEERDQRYGGSFRHLWIMNNEKGKGKYTAMADTAIYIIKREATAAQRAWAENRYQLFDRNDIYNADGSTKNMKQSLELCKFADPARASKDEDRSTRDGFMIRIAEMYLIVAEAGAQTDKSDALDYMNKLRMTRAVAGYEEDMCVNLSQIQDIDFILDERARELAGEQLRWFDLKRFGKEQFVKRIKKCNPNAANVDEHHWVRPFPQTFLDAIENKTEFTQNTGYK; encoded by the coding sequence ATGAAAAAAAGTATATTATTAGTAGCATCGTTGATGCTGTTTCTGGGAAGTGGTTGTGATAGTTTCTTAGATGAAACCAATTATAGTGATGTAACTTCCGAAGGGGGATATTATGATACGGAAGAAGGGTTGAATGCCATCGTGAATGCATGTTATACCCCATTGCGCTTTTGGGCAGGTAAAGAAGATGCCATTGGCTTGAGTGAAACCGGAACGGATATTATAGCTGCAGCTTCCGGATGTGTGGATAATAATATGGCGGCATATACGCAGTCGCTTGATGGTACCAATTCTGCATGTACCTTTTATTTTGACCGATTCTACGCAGCTATAAACTGGTGCAACACCGCAATCTATCATGCGGAAACTGTACCTAATCCATCGAAAGATGAAACATTGGCTACAACATTGAATAAGCGTGAGGCGGAAGCCAGAGTACTGCGTGCATTTTATTATTGGATACTGACTGAAACATTTGGAGATACCTATTACATAGATGTGCCTTCAAGCAGTATCGTAATGAATCCGGTTAAAACATCGGTAAGTGATATTTATCAGCATATGTTTAGTGATCTGGACTGGGCTATTACAAGTAAATTATCTACCCAGCAGAATGATGGTGGTCGAGTTACGGTATGGACTGCCAAAGCACTTAAAGCCAGACTACTGTTGACGCGGGCTAGTGTAACGAAGGATGCAAAGATGTATGAACAGGCTTATAATTTGGCCAAAGATGTGATAGACAATGGTCCGTTTGAGTTGGCTAAAGATTTTGCTTCTATCTGGGACATGAAGAACAGTGATGGAAATTCCAATAATGAAGTAATATGGTATGTCGATTATTCAACAAATCAGCTGTATAATTCGGAATTGGATGATAAACCGGTTATCAGAAATGGAGGAAATAATGCGCATCTGCTTTTCTGCATGAAATATGATGATCAACCGGGTATGACACGTTCCATAGAGTATGGACGTCCGTTTAACCGTTACATGCCAACCCGTTATTTGATTGACTTGTTTGATGAGGAAAGAGATCAACGTTATGGTGGCAGTTTCCGCCATCTATGGATCATGAATAATGAGAAAGGAAAAGGTAAGTACACGGCAATGGCTGATACGGCTATTTATATAATTAAAAGGGAAGCAACTGCTGCACAACGTGCTTGGGCAGAAAACCGTTACCAGCTGTTTGATAGAAATGATATTTATAATGCAGACGGTTCTACTAAAAACATGAAGCAATCTTTAGAGTTATGTAAGTTTGCAGACCCTGCACGTGCTTCTAAAGATGAAGATAGAAGTACGCGGGACGGTTTTATGATTCGTATCGCTGAAATGTATCTGATTGTAGCAGAAGCTGGGGCTCAAACGGATAAATCTGATGCTTTGGATTATATGAATAAGCTACGTATGACTCGTGCAGTTGCCGGTTATGAAGAAGATATGTGTGTCAACCTGTCACAGATTCAAGATATTGATTTTATTTTGGATGAACGTGCGAGAGAATTGGCGGGGGAACAACTGAGGTGGTTTGATTTAAAGCGTTTTGGTAAAGAGCAGTTTGTAAAAAGAATAAAGAAATGTAATCCTAATGCGGCTAATGTTGATGAACACCATTGGGTACGTCCATTTCCGCAGACATTTTTGGATGCAATTGAAAATAAAACAGAGTTCACTCAGAATACAGGTTATAAATAA
- a CDS encoding SusC/RagA family TonB-linked outer membrane protein, translating to MNQNVFIRRACMSLMFSMLCLLSLAQTHQVSGIVKDVTGEPVIGVNVSVQGTGNGSITDVDGKFAIPNVKEKDVLVVSYIGYLTQSIPVGKQTSFTITLKEDAQALDEVVVVGYGVQKKRDLSGAVSSVKSRDITAIPTTNALEALQGKVAGLDLTSSSGKAGADLSFTIRGERSLKASNKPLILVDGVDYGTTLDINPSDIESIEVLKDASSTAIYGTRGANGIIIVTTKKGKTGKSKVSLNAFASVNMISSYPSIMNGAEYAQLKREAYRDQTTNEYLPDDQVFTVAQELEYVREGVSTDYRDLMMSNGFNQNYELSISGGTDKTQHNISLGYRGENGLFKNDNYKRLNARVALDHELLKTLKIGTSITYTYKDQNTRRDPLNMCNKIVPLSKPYDENGEVVRFPAPGYNSQTNPLVDDVEGAIKDNTKGTRFFGSLYANWNITKDLLFRTTLGVDAQNSRRGYYCSANSLDGEGKDSKSLKEHTIQSGITWENILTYSKILGEHDFQIMGGTSTIYKSKEYTLASGKGQTYGGNIYHNLASNTKEVMIDSYLQEENLASFFGRVNYKFMDRYILTASLRADGSSLLASGHKWGYFPSVALAWRMNEEAFLKNIDNLSNLKLRLSWGESGQSAIDPYQTIGLLGSSTYSFNNELASGLYPKTMSNKNLTWETTSVFDLGVDFGLFNNRLSGSLDVYKSYTRNVLMNRKIPSTNGYSDVMENIGKTENFGIDITLNSVNIQKKNFTWSTDFTLSHNKEKIKELASGAMRDEANSWFVGEAFQVFYDYKKIGIWQLDEAEEAAKNGQIPGDIKIQDTNDDGEITPEDRVIYSKRPKVTFGINNAFTIHDFEFSFFIYSRLGQWIDYEFNRGYKPDGLENSSNVDYWTPENPTNDFPRPNRFYGFGKTRYSSTLKYEKGSFVKIRDITLAYNLPAKALKNIGLDRVRIYATAKNFFTFSSIENYDPERGGGISFPMTKQLVFGINLDF from the coding sequence ATGAATCAGAATGTATTTATTCGAAGGGCATGTATGTCTTTGATGTTTAGCATGCTTTGCTTGTTGTCTCTGGCTCAGACACACCAGGTTTCCGGTATTGTGAAAGATGTTACCGGAGAGCCGGTGATTGGAGTCAATGTATCTGTGCAAGGAACCGGTAACGGTTCTATTACGGATGTGGATGGTAAATTTGCCATTCCGAATGTGAAGGAGAAAGATGTTTTAGTTGTCTCTTACATCGGTTATCTGACTCAGTCTATACCGGTTGGAAAACAGACGTCATTTACCATTACCTTGAAAGAAGATGCACAGGCTTTGGATGAAGTTGTTGTTGTAGGCTATGGTGTACAGAAAAAGAGGGACTTGTCGGGTGCTGTGTCTTCCGTAAAGTCACGGGATATCACAGCTATACCGACAACCAATGCTTTGGAAGCTTTACAGGGAAAGGTTGCAGGATTGGACCTGACTTCTTCTTCAGGTAAGGCAGGAGCTGATCTGAGTTTCACCATTCGTGGAGAGAGATCATTAAAAGCCAGCAATAAACCTCTGATCTTGGTTGATGGAGTAGATTATGGTACAACTCTGGATATTAATCCTTCGGATATCGAATCTATTGAAGTCTTAAAAGATGCATCTTCGACTGCCATTTACGGAACACGCGGTGCAAATGGTATTATCATCGTGACTACTAAGAAAGGAAAAACAGGAAAATCAAAAGTTTCTCTGAATGCTTTTGCTTCTGTTAATATGATTTCTTCTTATCCATCTATCATGAATGGAGCTGAATATGCACAGTTAAAACGTGAAGCATACCGTGACCAGACAACTAATGAATATTTGCCGGATGATCAGGTTTTTACAGTGGCACAGGAATTGGAATATGTTAGAGAAGGAGTGTCTACTGACTATCGTGACTTAATGATGAGCAATGGTTTCAATCAGAATTATGAACTATCCATATCGGGAGGTACAGACAAGACACAACACAATATTTCCTTGGGATATAGAGGTGAGAATGGACTTTTCAAGAATGATAATTATAAACGATTGAATGCCAGGGTAGCATTGGATCATGAATTACTGAAAACTCTGAAAATAGGCACAAGCATCACGTATACCTATAAGGATCAAAACACACGCCGTGATCCGTTGAATATGTGTAATAAGATTGTTCCATTATCAAAACCTTATGATGAAAATGGAGAAGTGGTAAGATTCCCGGCACCGGGATACAATTCTCAGACCAATCCATTGGTGGATGATGTGGAGGGGGCAATAAAGGATAACACGAAAGGTACCCGCTTCTTTGGCAGCTTGTATGCGAACTGGAATATCACAAAAGATCTTCTTTTCAGAACAACATTAGGGGTTGATGCTCAGAATTCAAGAAGAGGGTATTATTGCTCGGCAAACTCTTTGGATGGCGAAGGTAAAGACAGTAAATCATTGAAAGAACATACTATTCAATCGGGTATTACCTGGGAAAACATCCTGACCTATTCGAAGATATTGGGAGAGCATGATTTTCAGATAATGGGTGGTACCAGTACGATTTATAAGAGTAAAGAATATACATTGGCTTCAGGTAAAGGTCAGACTTATGGAGGTAACATCTATCATAACTTGGCATCAAACACCAAGGAAGTTATGATTGACAGTTATTTACAGGAAGAGAATTTGGCTTCTTTCTTCGGACGTGTAAATTATAAGTTTATGGACCGTTATATCCTTACAGCTTCTTTACGCGCAGACGGCTCTTCATTACTTGCCAGTGGACATAAGTGGGGGTATTTCCCATCTGTTGCATTAGCGTGGAGAATGAATGAAGAAGCTTTTCTGAAGAACATTGATAATTTATCCAACTTGAAACTTCGTTTAAGTTGGGGAGAATCCGGTCAATCAGCCATTGATCCTTATCAAACGATAGGTCTTTTGGGCTCTTCTACTTATTCATTCAATAATGAGCTGGCCAGTGGTCTGTATCCTAAGACTATGTCGAATAAGAATCTGACGTGGGAAACAACTTCTGTATTCGATTTGGGAGTAGATTTCGGGCTCTTCAATAATCGTCTGTCAGGTTCTCTGGACGTTTATAAATCATATACGAGGAATGTTCTTATGAATCGCAAGATTCCATCAACTAATGGTTACTCTGATGTGATGGAAAATATTGGTAAGACGGAAAACTTTGGTATTGATATAACGCTAAACTCAGTAAATATACAAAAGAAGAATTTTACCTGGAGCACAGATTTTACGCTTTCTCACAACAAGGAGAAAATAAAAGAACTGGCATCAGGAGCAATGAGAGATGAGGCTAACTCGTGGTTTGTAGGTGAAGCGTTTCAGGTGTTTTACGATTACAAGAAAATTGGTATCTGGCAATTAGATGAAGCGGAAGAAGCTGCTAAGAACGGGCAGATTCCTGGTGACATAAAGATACAGGATACGAATGATGACGGGGAAATTACTCCCGAAGACCGTGTTATTTACAGTAAACGTCCGAAAGTGACTTTTGGTATCAATAATGCTTTTACCATTCATGATTTTGAATTTTCGTTTTTCATTTACAGCCGTTTAGGTCAGTGGATCGATTATGAATTTAATAGAGGATATAAACCTGACGGATTGGAAAACAGTTCGAATGTAGACTACTGGACTCCTGAAAATCCCACAAACGATTTTCCACGTCCTAACCGTTTTTACGGATTCGGAAAAACCAGATATTCTTCAACCTTGAAATATGAAAAAGGCTCGTTTGTGAAAATCAGAGATATAACTTTAGCTTATAATCTTCCGGCAAAGGCACTGAAGAATATAGGACTGGACCGCGTACGCATTTATGCAACAGCTAAAAACTTCTTCACTTTCAGTAGTATTGAGAATTATGATCCGGAACGTGGAGGAGGTATTTCATTCCCTATGACCAAGCAACTTGTGTTTGGTATCAATTTGGATTTTTGA
- a CDS encoding glycosyl hydrolase family 95 catalytic domain-containing protein: MRIFFLCCVAVFSLLSCKTEINDVGNVPERGFHSNRPANIWEESLVTGNGVMGAMVMGDPYRESIVLNHALLYLPIHSPRKPVSQGKNLEKIQQMMLDGKFTEASKFIVDLANSEGYQGKHATDLFVPAFQFNISSDTSSVKEYNRTVDFTTGEVEVKWEDNNGIYSRKLFISRADNVIALRLSSKKGSIHTTLNLSQIMRHDAGRKKKFTLSEKNCIDKVESGVMENGLYFKAWYERPWEFESRKSFKGYEGVVKVVNMDGDIEMSSDQIVINGATDVLILARVEPSDNMEISKVPDMMKDLSLYPTNYAELLDAHKKIHKELFERVSIDLGASKEDRMKSSEELLEAGGSNPALIERIFDAARYNVICATGINPPNLQGIWGATMTPPWSGDYTTNGNLPVVISHYLQANTPELMLPLFDRLEAYMEDFKVNARELYNCRGIHVPSRFSSHGLNNHFDATWPMTFWVTGAAWYSLFYYDYYMYTLDKEFLQKRALPFMEQAALFYEDFLKEGADGKYVFNPSYSPENHPVNHPSQACINATMDVMAANALLRSVIEASQILGVNQDKIPVWESMQAKMPSYMLNENGEIREWMWKDLQDNHKHRHASHLFGLYDFHDPLIMKDKDLVEGCKRAVNRRMEIRRQDNGGIMAFGMIQLAFSACALGESETAYDMLIWLGNSYWNNNMVSTHDPKKTFNLDICGGYPSLVMKMLVYSEPGLISLLPCKPRQWRSGHINGVALRGGIIVQELSWNEKEVKVTLLSKIDQNVKIQLGEAEIQEIALKADTPATFNFSL, translated from the coding sequence ATGAGAATATTTTTTCTTTGCTGTGTAGCTGTTTTTTCTTTGTTAAGCTGTAAAACAGAAATCAATGATGTTGGTAATGTTCCGGAACGGGGATTTCATAGCAATCGTCCGGCTAATATTTGGGAAGAATCGTTGGTTACCGGAAACGGTGTGATGGGAGCTATGGTAATGGGAGACCCATACAGGGAATCTATTGTTCTTAACCATGCTTTGCTCTATTTACCTATTCACTCTCCGAGAAAGCCTGTCAGTCAGGGAAAGAACCTGGAGAAGATTCAGCAAATGATGCTGGATGGTAAATTTACGGAAGCTTCTAAGTTTATTGTCGACTTGGCTAATTCCGAGGGGTATCAAGGTAAACACGCAACAGACCTTTTTGTTCCGGCATTTCAATTCAACATTTCAAGCGATACTTCTTCTGTGAAGGAGTATAATAGGACTGTGGATTTTACTACGGGCGAAGTAGAGGTTAAATGGGAGGATAATAATGGAATCTATTCGCGTAAACTATTTATTTCCAGAGCGGACAATGTGATTGCCCTACGGTTATCTTCAAAAAAAGGCTCTATCCATACCACATTGAATCTTTCACAGATAATGAGGCATGATGCAGGCCGTAAGAAGAAATTTACATTAAGTGAGAAGAACTGCATTGATAAAGTTGAATCCGGTGTAATGGAAAACGGACTTTATTTTAAAGCATGGTACGAAAGGCCTTGGGAATTTGAATCCAGAAAAAGCTTTAAGGGATATGAAGGGGTAGTGAAAGTAGTGAATATGGACGGGGATATAGAAATGAGCTCGGATCAAATAGTCATAAATGGTGCTACGGATGTGCTGATATTAGCTCGTGTTGAACCTTCTGACAATATGGAAATATCGAAAGTACCTGATATGATGAAAGACCTCAGTTTATATCCTACTAATTATGCGGAACTACTGGATGCGCATAAGAAAATCCATAAAGAATTATTTGAGCGTGTATCGATTGATTTGGGTGCCTCTAAAGAAGACCGGATGAAATCTTCCGAAGAGTTATTGGAAGCAGGTGGTTCCAATCCGGCTTTAATAGAGAGGATTTTCGATGCTGCACGTTATAATGTTATTTGTGCCACAGGCATCAATCCTCCTAATCTTCAAGGTATCTGGGGAGCTACTATGACTCCTCCCTGGTCCGGTGACTATACGACTAATGGAAATCTGCCGGTTGTTATTTCCCATTATTTGCAGGCTAATACTCCGGAGCTGATGTTGCCACTGTTTGACAGACTGGAAGCATATATGGAAGATTTTAAGGTAAATGCCCGTGAGCTTTATAACTGCCGTGGTATTCATGTTCCGTCACGTTTTAGTTCACATGGCTTAAATAATCATTTTGATGCTACCTGGCCGATGACTTTCTGGGTGACCGGAGCGGCATGGTACTCACTCTTCTATTATGACTACTATATGTATACCCTGGACAAAGAGTTTTTGCAGAAACGGGCACTTCCATTCATGGAACAGGCTGCCTTGTTTTATGAAGACTTCCTGAAAGAAGGGGCTGATGGGAAGTATGTTTTTAATCCTTCATATTCTCCGGAAAATCATCCGGTAAATCATCCCAGCCAGGCTTGTATAAATGCTACGATGGATGTGATGGCAGCTAATGCTTTGTTGCGCTCAGTTATAGAAGCCAGTCAGATTCTGGGTGTCAATCAGGATAAAATTCCGGTATGGGAGTCTATGCAGGCCAAAATGCCTTCTTATATGCTGAATGAGAATGGAGAAATCAGAGAATGGATGTGGAAGGACTTGCAGGACAATCATAAACATCGTCACGCTTCTCACTTATTCGGACTGTATGATTTTCATGACCCCCTCATTATGAAGGATAAGGATTTGGTAGAAGGATGTAAGCGCGCCGTTAATCGTAGGATGGAAATACGCCGGCAAGACAATGGCGGAATCATGGCGTTCGGTATGATTCAACTGGCTTTCTCTGCGTGTGCTTTAGGTGAATCCGAGACGGCTTATGATATGCTGATTTGGTTGGGAAACAGTTATTGGAATAATAATATGGTTTCAACCCACGATCCTAAAAAGACATTCAATCTGGACATCTGCGGTGGATACCCGTCTTTAGTGATGAAAATGTTGGTTTACTCGGAACCGGGTCTGATATCCCTTTTACCATGCAAGCCCCGGCAATGGCGCAGTGGGCATATAAACGGAGTAGCCTTGAGAGGTGGAATTATAGTGCAAGAGCTGTCATGGAATGAAAAAGAAGTGAAAGTCACTCTATTATCTAAAATAGATCAGAACGTAAAAATTCAATTGGGGGAAGCGGAAATACAGGAAATAGCGTTAAAAGCAGATACTCCTGCTACCTTCAACTTTTCATTATGA